The Enterococcus rotai genome includes a window with the following:
- the rlmN gene encoding 23S rRNA (adenine(2503)-C(2))-methyltransferase RlmN, whose protein sequence is MEKASIYGLTKEELIAWFIEHDERKFRATQVWEWLYIKRVMAFSEMTNLSKDVIELLEENFIINPLRQVIIQEAKDGTVKYLFELPDKNMIETVLMRQEYGMSVCVTTQVGCNIGCTFCASGLLKKQRDLTAGEIVAQIMLVQHYFDERGQGERVSHIVVMGIGEPFDNYDNLMNFLHTINDPKGLAIGARHITVSTSGLVPKIKEFANNGLQVNLAISLHAPNNDVRTSIMRINRSFPIEKLMGAVDEYLEKTNRRITFEYIMLSNVNDRPEHAQQLADLLKDKKKLTFVNLIPYNPVSEHDQYSRSEKADVLKFYDILKKNGVNCVIRKEYGTDIDAACGQLRSKQIKKAGKSV, encoded by the coding sequence GTGGAAAAAGCATCCATTTATGGTTTAACAAAAGAAGAACTGATTGCATGGTTTATCGAACATGACGAAAGAAAGTTCCGTGCCACCCAAGTTTGGGAATGGCTTTATATCAAACGTGTCATGGCTTTTAGCGAAATGACAAATTTATCAAAAGATGTCATTGAATTATTAGAAGAAAACTTTATAATCAATCCATTGCGTCAAGTCATCATCCAAGAAGCCAAAGATGGCACAGTGAAGTATCTCTTTGAATTACCAGATAAGAATATGATTGAAACGGTCTTAATGCGTCAAGAGTATGGAATGTCTGTTTGTGTGACCACTCAAGTAGGCTGTAATATTGGCTGTACTTTCTGTGCAAGTGGTTTACTTAAAAAACAACGTGATTTAACAGCAGGAGAAATTGTTGCGCAAATTATGCTAGTTCAACATTATTTTGATGAACGCGGGCAAGGAGAACGAGTAAGCCATATTGTTGTGATGGGAATCGGTGAACCGTTTGATAACTATGATAACTTAATGAATTTCCTACATACGATCAATGATCCAAAAGGGTTAGCTATTGGAGCACGTCATATTACGGTTTCAACAAGTGGTTTAGTGCCGAAGATCAAAGAGTTTGCAAATAATGGTCTGCAAGTCAATCTAGCGATTTCGCTACATGCACCAAATAATGATGTTCGGACATCGATCATGCGCATCAACCGCAGTTTCCCAATTGAAAAATTAATGGGTGCTGTTGATGAATACTTGGAAAAAACAAATCGTCGGATCACGTTTGAATATATCATGTTGAGCAATGTAAATGATCGCCCAGAACATGCTCAGCAATTAGCTGACTTGTTGAAAGACAAGAAGAAGTTAACCTTTGTTAACTTGATTCCATATAATCCAGTTAGTGAGCATGATCAATATAGCCGTAGTGAAAAAGCGGACGTGTTGAAATTCTATGATATTTTAAAGAAAAATGGCGTTAATTGTGTGATTAGAAAAGAATATGGTACAGATATCGATGCAGCTTGCGGACAATTAAGAAGTAAACAAATCAAAAAAGCTGGAAAAAGCGTTTAA
- a CDS encoding ABC transporter ATP-binding protein has protein sequence MLQVENLSKTYGQEIKYEALKGLNLTVNDSEFIGIMGPSGSGKSTFLNLLATIDQPTSGHILMNGKDPNQLNQEEIAKFRRRELGFIFQSFNLMPTLTVEENIVLPLTLDGEKISIMKTQLNLLAKRLGIASLLKKRIAEISGGQAQRVAVARAMIHQPQLLLADEPTGNLDTKSSKDVMQLLQQLNEEEKATILMVTHDPLAASYCKRIVFIKDGELIDEIHHNGNQKMFYDEIMVKLSEIEGVDNEF, from the coding sequence ATGTTACAAGTAGAAAATTTATCGAAAACATATGGACAAGAAATTAAATACGAAGCCTTAAAAGGATTAAACTTAACCGTGAATGATAGTGAATTTATTGGAATCATGGGACCTTCTGGAAGTGGGAAAAGTACGTTTTTAAACCTGTTAGCAACGATCGATCAACCAACATCAGGACATATTCTAATGAATGGAAAAGATCCAAATCAACTAAATCAAGAAGAAATTGCTAAGTTTAGACGAAGAGAGTTAGGTTTTATCTTCCAGAGCTTTAACTTGATGCCAACGCTAACTGTTGAAGAAAATATTGTTTTACCTTTGACTCTAGATGGCGAAAAAATTTCGATCATGAAAACACAACTAAATCTATTAGCAAAACGTTTAGGTATTGCTAGTTTATTAAAAAAACGAATTGCAGAAATTTCTGGTGGACAAGCCCAACGTGTGGCGGTTGCTCGCGCAATGATCCATCAACCACAACTATTATTAGCAGATGAACCGACAGGAAATTTAGATACAAAATCATCAAAAGACGTTATGCAATTATTACAACAGCTAAATGAAGAAGAGAAAGCAACGATCTTGATGGTGACACATGATCCACTAGCAGCAAGTTATTGTAAGCGAATTGTATTTATTAAAGATGGAGAATTGATCGATGAAATCCATCACAATGGAAATCAAAAGATGTTTTACGATGAGATTATGGTAAAACTGTCTGAGATAGAAGGTGTCGATAATGAGTTTTAG
- a CDS encoding LysR family transcriptional regulator yields the protein MRIKQLDYIVKVVELGSVNEAAKHLFITQPSLSTAIRELEQEMNIQIFQRTQKGMLLTTEGTEFLSYARQILEQVDLMEEKYKRTETRRRLFSVSAQHYAFAVHAFVQLIKSYEQNEYEFTFRETQTNNIIEDVSTFQSELGILYLNTFNEKVMRKLLKEKKLVFHPLFTAHPHVFISKKNPLVGKKSVTLADLENFPYLSFEQGQFNSFHFSEEILSTRYHKKSIRVSDRATLFNFLIGVDGYTISSGVLSRELNDENIVAVPLEVDETMEIGWIHPAQMPLSPMGEEYLRYLKEHIIDYGFSIINEK from the coding sequence ATGAGGATCAAGCAATTGGATTATATTGTAAAAGTCGTTGAATTAGGTTCAGTCAATGAAGCAGCCAAACATCTTTTTATCACCCAGCCAAGTCTTTCTACTGCTATCAGAGAATTGGAGCAGGAAATGAATATTCAAATTTTTCAACGGACTCAAAAAGGCATGCTTCTTACCACGGAAGGCACAGAGTTTTTGTCCTATGCCCGCCAAATCTTGGAGCAAGTCGACTTGATGGAAGAAAAATACAAAAGAACAGAGACTCGTCGTAGATTATTTTCTGTTTCTGCACAACATTATGCCTTTGCAGTCCATGCTTTCGTCCAATTGATCAAATCTTATGAACAAAATGAATATGAATTTACTTTTCGAGAAACACAAACCAATAATATTATCGAAGATGTCAGCACGTTTCAAAGCGAATTAGGTATCTTGTATTTAAATACATTTAATGAAAAAGTGATGCGTAAATTATTAAAAGAAAAAAAACTTGTGTTTCATCCTTTATTTACAGCTCATCCACATGTTTTTATTAGTAAAAAAAATCCTTTAGTTGGGAAAAAATCAGTTACCTTAGCTGATCTAGAAAACTTTCCCTACCTTTCGTTTGAACAAGGGCAATTTAATTCTTTCCACTTTTCAGAAGAGATATTGAGTACTCGTTATCATAAAAAAAGCATCCGCGTCAGTGATCGGGCAACGTTATTTAACTTTCTGATTGGGGTAGATGGCTACACAATCAGCTCTGGTGTCTTAAGCCGAGAATTAAATGATGAAAATATTGTTGCCGTACCTTTAGAAGTAGATGAAACGATGGAAATCGGCTGGATCCATCCGGCTCAGATGCCACTATCACCGATGGGCGAAGAATATTTACGTTATTTAAAGGAACATATCATCGATTATGGATTTAGTATTATAAATGAAAAATAA
- a CDS encoding DeoR/GlpR family DNA-binding transcription regulator, which yields MKSSHQTIKNRRDKLLDLLHNETSLLVKEISHELAVSEITVRRDLTALEKMGLVQRAHGKAQIVQKTGTEDYNEEIEVLKDAIAKKAGEFVKEGNTLFINTGSTALSSLKHLGEKRVTIVTNNVKVANLDHNPNSTVILSGGEIRFPKEALVGDIAIDSFSKMSSDISIIGCSGLSVENGITTPVLHESKINSLIIERTNGLVVVVADYRKIGFSSNFTSGTIKDINYLITDTFASPEVLREIEKQGVQVIQVEV from the coding sequence ATGAAAAGCTCACATCAAACAATTAAAAATCGTCGTGATAAACTATTGGATTTGCTGCATAATGAAACTAGTTTACTGGTGAAAGAAATCAGTCATGAATTAGCGGTTTCAGAAATCACGGTTCGCCGCGACCTGACTGCCTTAGAAAAAATGGGTTTAGTTCAACGAGCCCACGGAAAGGCCCAAATCGTTCAAAAAACTGGAACAGAAGATTATAATGAAGAGATCGAAGTCTTAAAAGATGCTATTGCAAAAAAGGCTGGAGAGTTTGTTAAAGAAGGCAATACCTTGTTTATCAATACAGGCTCAACTGCACTATCTTCCTTAAAACATTTAGGAGAAAAACGTGTAACGATTGTGACGAACAATGTCAAAGTCGCTAATTTGGATCATAATCCAAATTCTACTGTCATTTTATCTGGTGGTGAAATTCGTTTTCCAAAGGAAGCCTTAGTTGGGGACATTGCGATTGATTCATTTTCAAAGATGTCCTCTGACATTTCAATCATCGGTTGTTCTGGTCTTAGCGTTGAAAATGGCATCACAACCCCCGTCTTACATGAATCTAAAATCAATTCACTGATTATCGAACGTACAAATGGTTTAGTCGTCGTCGTTGCAGATTATCGTAAAATTGGTTTTTCATCTAATTTTACGAGCGGTACTATTAAAGATATCAACTATTTGATCACCGATACATTCGCCTCACCAGAAGTGCTTCGAGAAATCGAGAAGCAAGGTGTTCAAGTGATTCAAGTTGAAGTCTAA
- a CDS encoding ABC transporter permease — protein sequence MSFSQFVIRNTVRNKHLYMAYFLSTLFSVMVFFTFTVFAFHPALSNGLNKNAQIGMLAAAIIIYGFAFFFVLYSMDVFIQSRKKEFGLLMIQGMSPKQLKKMVFIENLVIGFFATIMGSIAGIGFSQVILWLSNKLMHVNLGFYFPLQALVLTVISFAVLFLAISFFIQFRLPKLSLQELLKAGDLGKGTIKSSPIKTILAILLIGVGYAIALLVKGMLVPMVMIPVIFLVVAGTRFLFNQLSVSVIERLKKKQNIFWKKTNMVVFSDLAFRMKDNARSFFLVSIISTVAFAAIGTLYGFQNMILDGMNEIPYEFQVTGTAEETASVQQEFSQLLADKGIQVDEGKLTTYTNADHVNFVKESEYNHLAELVKKPTIQTEGKAVQLLPTNMIGMKETALNEVALPNETTLPVVKTEKTNVVSAYGTTVLVPDNSELQNLESTTTTVWQPKNASYDELVSIGKFQEKNVALMAKSYSQQTITDEYAPILFVGIFIGIVFFVSAGSFLYFRLYSDMDVDVEKFKMIYKMGLTKKELKKMIYQQVGILFFTPIIVSVIHGAVALTAMYHMFNQGMQVAGWQVLGMFILIQIGYYLIARVFYFKKVYRLVQM from the coding sequence ATGAGTTTTAGTCAATTTGTTATTCGGAATACAGTAAGAAATAAACATCTTTATATGGCTTACTTCTTAAGTACTCTTTTTTCAGTAATGGTGTTCTTTACATTTACAGTCTTTGCTTTTCATCCAGCATTATCGAATGGATTAAATAAAAATGCTCAAATCGGTATGCTAGCAGCTGCAATCATCATTTATGGTTTTGCTTTTTTCTTTGTTTTGTACTCGATGGATGTCTTTATCCAATCACGAAAAAAAGAATTTGGCCTGTTGATGATCCAAGGAATGAGTCCAAAACAGCTGAAAAAAATGGTCTTTATTGAAAATTTAGTGATTGGTTTTTTTGCTACGATCATGGGAAGTATTGCTGGAATTGGTTTTTCACAAGTGATTTTATGGTTAAGTAATAAATTGATGCATGTAAATTTGGGGTTCTATTTCCCCTTACAAGCACTTGTTTTGACCGTAATTTCATTTGCAGTATTGTTTTTAGCTATTTCATTTTTTATTCAATTCCGATTACCAAAATTAAGCTTACAAGAATTGTTGAAAGCAGGAGACCTTGGTAAAGGGACGATCAAAAGCTCTCCGATTAAAACCATTTTAGCGATTTTATTGATTGGTGTAGGATATGCAATTGCTTTGTTAGTCAAAGGGATGTTAGTACCGATGGTGATGATTCCAGTGATCTTTTTAGTCGTTGCTGGGACTCGATTCTTATTTAACCAATTAAGCGTTTCAGTGATTGAACGATTGAAAAAGAAACAAAATATTTTTTGGAAAAAAACGAATATGGTTGTTTTTTCAGATTTAGCATTTCGTATGAAAGATAATGCCCGCTCGTTTTTCTTAGTATCAATCATTTCAACGGTGGCCTTTGCTGCGATTGGTACATTATATGGCTTTCAAAATATGATTCTAGATGGTATGAATGAAATTCCGTATGAATTCCAAGTTACAGGAACTGCTGAAGAGACAGCATCTGTCCAACAAGAATTTTCTCAATTGTTGGCGGATAAAGGGATTCAAGTGGATGAAGGAAAACTGACAACTTATACAAATGCTGATCATGTTAACTTTGTTAAAGAATCCGAATATAATCACCTTGCGGAGTTGGTTAAAAAGCCAACGATCCAGACAGAAGGAAAAGCTGTCCAATTGCTTCCAACTAATATGATCGGCATGAAAGAAACAGCACTCAATGAAGTAGCACTGCCAAACGAGACAACATTGCCAGTTGTTAAAACGGAAAAAACGAATGTTGTTTCAGCTTATGGAACGACAGTTCTGGTACCGGATAATAGCGAGCTACAAAATTTAGAGAGTACCACTACAACTGTTTGGCAACCAAAAAATGCTAGTTATGATGAACTGGTTTCGATTGGTAAATTCCAAGAAAAAAACGTAGCATTGATGGCTAAGAGCTATTCACAACAAACAATCACAGATGAATATGCACCAATTTTATTTGTCGGAATTTTTATCGGTATTGTTTTCTTTGTATCAGCTGGAAGCTTCCTATATTTCAGATTGTATAGCGATATGGACGTGGATGTAGAGAAATTCAAGATGATTTACAAAATGGGGTTAACGAAAAAAGAGTTGAAGAAGATGATCTATCAACAGGTTGGAATCTTATTCTTTACACCGATCATTGTTTCAGTGATTCATGGTGCAGTAGCCTTAACAGCGATGTATCACATGTTTAATCAAGGAATGCAAGTAGCAGGATGGCAGGTGTTAGGAATGTTTATCCTGATTCAAATTGGGTATTACCTGATTGCTCGTGTCTTCTATTTCAAAAAAGTTTATCGTTTAGTTCAAATGTAA